One window of Cryobacterium arcticum genomic DNA carries:
- a CDS encoding DUF732 domain-containing protein — protein sequence MFKIGKLAGFAAVAVLALSGCSAAGAGAGADVARSEAPEVAAITAPTESATPVAESGEAEDGEARFLRSMHNGSVADLLGATDPELLAAGHLACAQMTNGTAIDSVDVIQGDVPGEQNPGWTDRSLAGIASETLCVEFDQTAN from the coding sequence ATGTTCAAGATCGGGAAGCTCGCAGGATTCGCAGCGGTTGCAGTGCTCGCGTTGAGCGGGTGCAGCGCTGCGGGTGCGGGTGCGGGTGCGGATGTCGCGCGGAGCGAGGCGCCCGAGGTGGCGGCGATCACTGCGCCCACGGAATCTGCCACGCCTGTCGCCGAATCCGGGGAGGCCGAAGATGGCGAGGCGCGGTTCCTGCGCTCCATGCACAACGGGTCAGTGGCCGACCTGCTGGGCGCTACTGACCCGGAACTGCTTGCGGCGGGGCATCTGGCGTGTGCTCAGATGACAAATGGAACGGCCATCGATAGCGTCGACGTAATCCAGGGTGACGTTCCAGGCGAACAAAACCCGGGCTGGACCGACCGATCACTAGCCGGGATCGCCAGCGAAACCTTGTGCGTCGAGTTTGATCAGACCGCCAACTAG
- a CDS encoding SGNH/GDSL hydrolase family protein, with product MAEAYTTRTLYDHPLGGHMATATYTGTLADAGLNPITASAPQLTFRLENEATSGRYLVVRKPVPATILYDGTFFVALQPSDELLGEGNGRYIARAEWLDPIQGYSSMDLFTFFARAGGGEIAGMRDDLATWNPAQVFWQGSEPSPWPVGWVWVNTTTGDAKRMNMNNQIEYLGNIVGPEGPEGPGGPRGLDGVNAVANDTAAAGYVENPTSDTRGALDELFAKPAIPANVLALTRDGTHNQNAATVLQPWYAALANRDNTTAKVAVIGDSIVEGYGATAIEKRWVTKLAANLRNKFPVAGSPGGRGYIGAKYTGDFASFTWPCTLSAGVTVGSTDYGLKRSVVDIAGGKTATFALKGSYAWIMYPTAPTFTSFTYSLDGGAAVTVSQTSATAKDGVVTGISLGSSGAHTLVLTGGTSSFIDGVIECDGDQATGITVHDGGHSGWRSDQWAAGSANTVSNWPAAYKTVEPQVFILALGVNDQAQDKTAAEYKAAMTNLLTIVRSFASWQPIVLMPYGASGDRTASWQGFVTAMYELAATDGNTLVADMTLRVHAKDGDTTDVWFDGNHPNNKGHAMYADFMANFLSPS from the coding sequence ATGGCCGAAGCCTATACCACACGCACACTTTACGATCACCCCCTTGGAGGGCACATGGCTACCGCCACATACACAGGCACCCTGGCTGATGCCGGGTTGAACCCGATCACCGCCAGTGCCCCGCAGCTGACGTTTCGCCTTGAGAACGAGGCGACGAGCGGTCGCTATCTCGTTGTACGAAAGCCTGTCCCCGCCACGATCCTCTACGACGGCACGTTCTTCGTCGCATTGCAGCCCTCGGACGAGCTTTTGGGCGAAGGCAACGGCCGGTACATCGCCCGAGCCGAGTGGCTGGACCCCATCCAGGGCTACAGCAGCATGGACCTCTTCACCTTCTTCGCCCGCGCTGGCGGCGGCGAGATCGCGGGCATGCGAGATGACCTCGCCACATGGAACCCCGCCCAGGTCTTCTGGCAGGGATCAGAGCCGTCTCCCTGGCCCGTGGGCTGGGTCTGGGTGAACACAACGACCGGAGATGCGAAGAGGATGAACATGAACAACCAGATCGAATACCTCGGCAACATCGTCGGCCCTGAGGGCCCCGAGGGGCCTGGAGGCCCGCGGGGACTCGACGGAGTGAACGCCGTAGCGAACGATACCGCTGCGGCAGGCTACGTGGAGAATCCCACCTCGGATACCCGGGGTGCTCTCGACGAACTCTTCGCGAAGCCGGCTATCCCCGCGAACGTTCTCGCTCTCACCCGTGACGGTACGCACAACCAGAACGCCGCGACAGTCCTCCAGCCCTGGTATGCAGCTTTGGCGAACCGGGACAACACCACGGCGAAGGTGGCAGTGATCGGTGACTCCATCGTTGAGGGCTACGGCGCAACTGCCATCGAGAAGCGGTGGGTGACGAAGCTCGCCGCGAACCTGCGTAACAAGTTCCCCGTGGCCGGGTCCCCTGGTGGGCGCGGTTACATCGGCGCGAAGTACACGGGCGACTTTGCCTCGTTCACATGGCCCTGCACACTCAGCGCCGGGGTGACGGTGGGGTCGACGGACTACGGGCTGAAGCGCAGTGTGGTTGACATTGCCGGCGGCAAGACGGCCACCTTCGCGCTCAAGGGTAGCTACGCGTGGATCATGTACCCGACCGCCCCGACGTTCACCTCGTTCACCTACTCGCTTGACGGCGGCGCGGCGGTCACCGTCAGTCAGACCTCCGCTACGGCGAAGGATGGCGTGGTGACGGGCATCTCGCTGGGTTCGTCCGGTGCGCATACCCTCGTACTCACGGGCGGCACCTCATCGTTCATCGACGGCGTGATCGAGTGCGACGGCGATCAGGCCACGGGCATCACGGTGCACGACGGCGGCCACTCCGGATGGCGCTCCGACCAGTGGGCGGCAGGCTCGGCCAACACGGTTTCGAACTGGCCCGCCGCGTATAAGACGGTTGAGCCGCAAGTGTTCATCCTCGCGCTCGGCGTGAACGATCAGGCGCAGGACAAGACGGCAGCTGAGTACAAGGCGGCGATGACCAACCTGCTAACCATTGTCCGCTCGTTCGCATCCTGGCAGCCGATTGTACTCATGCCGTACGGGGCGTCGGGCGATCGGACGGCCTCATGGCAGGGGTTCGTGACTGCGATGTACGAGCTCGCGGCCACGGACGGAAACACGCTGGTCGCTGACATGACCCTGCGCGTGCACGCAAAGGACGGCGATACGACCGACGTCTGGTTCGACGGCAACCACCCGAACAACAAGGGCCACGCGATGTACGCCGACTTCATGGCGAACTTCCTCAGCCCGTCGTAA
- a CDS encoding phage tail tape measure protein yields MSGSATFEAGSIGFRIQALGTEVFKRDLDSAEKSVAQVGKTAQESAQKVAPLSKEIDKTSKSSKESKAPVESAAQATKRLAAEAAAAAAKVKAAAQEVERLKRESDDAAKTLGTAALGVGAAFAAVAALTVGTYAKFDEATSKTAAATMATKEQQDKLKASAIEQGAASIYSAKEAADAQTELAKAGVSVNDILGGGLKGSLALAAAGELAVARAAEIAATTLTVFGLKGDQAGHVADLLAAGAGKAQGSVEDLSLGLGYVGVSFARLNIPLEDTVGTLALLAANGLLGEKAGTGLRSVISSLTSPVAKGAEAMKTYGINVFDAQGNFIGMQGAAEQLKQGLGGLDEQTRSAALGAIFGAEAASAAGILYKAGASGVKTWTDNVNDQGYAAEQAAKKTDNLTGDLERLGGSFDSILIKTGGQANGVLRDMVQIITGLTDWYGSLDESAQGTALAIGVGTAAVLLFGGTALLAVPKIVEFRTAIGALNTTMKGTAAAAGLIGVAITAAVLVLGAFGAQQADAAARMQTLTDSLDENTGAFTKNTREAVISNLEKTGAAKTAKLLGISLGTLTDAALGEGKAVKEVSGILAQHRAEAEKSGIQSGQLSNSFNSVEAVIASTSGELADARVKWQEHKEAMAGSTGEADKATPAYVAVEDAVDGVVSSITDLAKELDALNGQHLDAREAARALEEAYDSFDQSLIDNGQTLDTTTEAGRANESALDDIAQAALDAGQAIVDSGGSYSDYKASLDGSRQALLDRIGDLGISGQAAQDLADKILKIPSETEWAAYINTQDAEAKLAALRSAAWSVRDALSPGRASGTAGNGLGVLAKADGGKVNFYANGGRENHVAQFARAGTMRVWAEPETGGEWYIPAAAEKRGRSTQILAQAASEFGYQLVPSGAQSFAGGGRAGSTAAVPMGGVTWAGDVNINGASGDLARIGALVRDEVQAVLRGANG; encoded by the coding sequence TTGTCCGGAAGCGCAACATTCGAAGCGGGCTCGATCGGGTTCCGCATTCAAGCTCTGGGGACGGAAGTCTTCAAGAGGGACCTGGACTCCGCTGAGAAATCAGTAGCTCAGGTTGGCAAGACCGCGCAGGAGTCGGCCCAGAAGGTCGCACCCCTGAGCAAGGAGATCGACAAGACCTCCAAGTCGTCGAAGGAGTCGAAAGCGCCAGTCGAGTCGGCGGCGCAGGCCACAAAGCGCCTGGCGGCTGAGGCAGCAGCAGCGGCAGCAAAGGTCAAGGCCGCAGCCCAGGAGGTCGAACGCCTCAAGCGTGAATCGGACGACGCAGCGAAGACCCTCGGCACTGCAGCCCTCGGTGTCGGTGCAGCGTTTGCCGCCGTGGCAGCGCTCACGGTCGGCACCTACGCCAAGTTCGACGAGGCCACCTCGAAGACGGCCGCCGCGACCATGGCGACCAAGGAGCAGCAGGACAAGCTCAAAGCATCCGCCATCGAGCAGGGTGCCGCGTCGATCTACTCGGCGAAGGAAGCCGCAGACGCACAGACGGAACTCGCCAAGGCGGGAGTGTCGGTCAACGACATCCTCGGCGGCGGCCTGAAGGGCTCTCTGGCCCTCGCGGCCGCGGGTGAACTCGCTGTAGCCCGGGCCGCTGAAATCGCCGCCACGACGCTCACAGTGTTCGGGCTCAAGGGTGACCAGGCCGGGCATGTTGCCGACCTCCTCGCCGCGGGCGCTGGCAAGGCTCAGGGTTCCGTCGAAGACCTATCACTCGGCCTCGGCTACGTGGGCGTCTCCTTCGCGCGGCTGAACATCCCCCTCGAAGATACCGTGGGCACGCTGGCACTGCTGGCCGCAAACGGTCTCCTCGGCGAGAAGGCCGGCACGGGCCTCCGCTCGGTCATCTCCTCGCTCACCTCCCCGGTCGCCAAGGGCGCCGAGGCCATGAAGACCTACGGCATCAACGTGTTCGACGCCCAGGGCAACTTCATCGGCATGCAGGGTGCAGCCGAGCAGCTCAAACAGGGCCTCGGTGGGCTCGACGAGCAGACGCGCTCCGCAGCCCTCGGTGCCATCTTCGGCGCTGAGGCTGCCAGCGCTGCAGGCATCCTCTACAAGGCCGGTGCTTCCGGCGTGAAGACCTGGACCGACAACGTCAACGACCAGGGCTACGCCGCCGAGCAGGCCGCGAAGAAGACCGACAACCTGACGGGCGACCTCGAGCGACTCGGCGGGTCCTTCGACTCGATCCTCATCAAGACCGGCGGGCAGGCCAACGGTGTACTGCGCGACATGGTGCAGATCATCACCGGCCTCACCGACTGGTACGGCTCCCTCGATGAGAGCGCACAGGGTACGGCTCTCGCGATCGGCGTGGGCACGGCTGCTGTGCTGCTCTTCGGTGGCACGGCGCTGCTCGCTGTGCCGAAGATCGTCGAGTTCCGCACGGCCATCGGCGCGCTCAACACCACCATGAAGGGGACCGCGGCGGCCGCGGGCCTCATCGGTGTCGCGATCACCGCCGCAGTGCTCGTCCTCGGTGCGTTCGGCGCCCAGCAGGCCGACGCTGCCGCACGGATGCAGACCCTTACCGACTCGCTCGACGAGAACACCGGCGCGTTCACGAAGAACACCCGTGAGGCCGTCATCTCTAACCTGGAAAAGACGGGCGCCGCGAAGACCGCGAAGCTCCTCGGCATCAGCCTCGGCACCCTGACCGACGCCGCACTCGGCGAAGGAAAGGCCGTCAAGGAGGTCTCGGGCATCCTTGCCCAGCACCGTGCGGAAGCTGAGAAGAGTGGCATCCAGAGCGGCCAGCTCAGCAACTCGTTCAACAGCGTCGAAGCGGTCATCGCCAGCACCTCGGGCGAGCTCGCGGACGCACGGGTGAAGTGGCAGGAGCACAAGGAAGCCATGGCCGGGTCCACCGGTGAGGCTGACAAGGCGACTCCCGCCTACGTGGCCGTTGAGGATGCCGTCGATGGTGTCGTGTCGTCGATCACTGACCTCGCGAAGGAACTCGACGCGCTCAACGGGCAGCACCTCGACGCACGAGAGGCCGCCCGGGCGCTTGAGGAGGCCTACGACAGCTTCGATCAGTCGCTCATCGACAACGGCCAGACCCTCGACACCACCACCGAGGCAGGCCGGGCCAACGAGTCCGCGCTCGACGATATCGCCCAGGCAGCGCTCGACGCCGGCCAGGCAATCGTCGACTCGGGCGGCAGCTACTCCGACTACAAGGCATCGCTCGACGGAAGCCGTCAAGCGCTGCTCGACCGGATCGGCGACCTGGGCATCAGCGGTCAGGCTGCCCAGGATCTCGCGGACAAGATCCTCAAGATTCCGTCCGAGACGGAGTGGGCTGCGTACATCAATACGCAGGACGCCGAGGCGAAGCTCGCTGCTCTGCGCTCTGCCGCATGGTCGGTCCGGGACGCACTCAGCCCCGGTCGCGCGAGCGGCACGGCAGGCAATGGGCTCGGCGTGCTCGCGAAGGCGGACGGCGGGAAGGTCAACTTCTACGCCAACGGCGGCCGTGAGAACCACGTCGCACAGTTCGCCCGCGCGGGCACGATGCGCGTCTGGGCGGAACCGGAGACGGGTGGGGAGTGGTACATCCCCGCGGCTGCTGAGAAGCGCGGACGGTCCACTCAGATCCTCGCTCAGGCGGCGTCTGAGTTCGGCTACCAGCTTGTCCCCAGCGGCGCCCAGTCGTTCGCAGGTGGCGGTCGTGCAGGCTCCACCGCGGCTGTCCCAATGGGCGGCGTGACCTGGGCCGGCGACGTCAACATCAACGGTGCTAGCGGTGACCTTGCCCGGATCGGCGCGCTCGTGCGTGACGAAGTTCAAGCAGTTCTAAGGGGCGCAAATGGCTGA
- a CDS encoding M23 family metallopeptidase has product MPTMQEFYAPAHRGGAFGILPNSKYYGPTGHRGFDVNGWPAGTQIPAFRAGVVVRNEWQGALGWVLVTYARGEWFGYSHMKSQSPLGIGADVALGDPVGPLGNTGTLSDGAHVHLTVSNASSMPWMGTTKDPWPYISAALGASVASATSNATALPTPVNPARRRGVEMDVKYYRRWDGKIGRFGAGVRLFGSREDYTLHRESVQAYAKLYPNLSVVIPPNEGNPANFVTLDKAHWDIEVALAGGEF; this is encoded by the coding sequence ATGCCCACCATGCAAGAGTTCTACGCTCCTGCCCACCGCGGGGGCGCGTTCGGCATCCTGCCCAACTCGAAGTACTACGGACCCACCGGGCACCGCGGCTTCGACGTCAACGGTTGGCCGGCCGGTACACAGATCCCGGCGTTCCGCGCTGGTGTCGTCGTCCGCAACGAGTGGCAGGGGGCGCTCGGCTGGGTGCTCGTGACCTACGCCCGCGGCGAGTGGTTCGGCTACTCGCACATGAAGTCCCAATCGCCCCTCGGCATCGGCGCGGATGTGGCCCTGGGCGATCCGGTCGGTCCGCTCGGCAACACGGGCACCCTGTCAGACGGCGCCCACGTGCACCTCACCGTTTCCAACGCGAGCAGCATGCCGTGGATGGGAACGACCAAGGACCCCTGGCCCTACATCAGCGCCGCGCTCGGAGCCTCCGTGGCCTCGGCCACCAGCAACGCCACCGCACTACCCACGCCGGTCAACCCGGCACGACGACGAGGAGTCGAGATGGATGTCAAGTATTACCGCCGCTGGGATGGAAAGATCGGCCGCTTCGGCGCCGGCGTCCGGCTGTTCGGCTCGCGCGAGGACTACACCCTCCACCGCGAGTCCGTGCAGGCCTACGCCAAGCTCTACCCCAACCTCAGCGTGGTGATTCCGCCAAACGAGGGCAACCCTGCGAACTTCGTCACCCTCGACAAGGCGCACTGGGACATCGAGGTAGCCCTGGCGGGGGGCGAGTTCTAG